DNA sequence from the Trichocoleus desertorum ATA4-8-CV12 genome:
CAAACCAAGGAATTGCACCTCCTAGAATAACGGAACGATACCCCTGGAAAATCCAGCCGCAAATGCCTCCGGTGAGCGCAGCTAAAGAGATCAGCATTAACCACATGAATGAAATATACCCTTAAGATTGCATCAAGCCCTTTGGCTATGTTTTCAATGGTGCTCTACGAAAAGAGCGTTTTAGCAAGCGGACATCCTGCAGCCTGGTATTGGAAAGCCGCTATTCAGCGATTTCGCTAACTATAGTTCCGCCAGTTTAGTGAGTACAGTAGAGAAAACTGAGCGCACAATAAAGGGAGTCTGTAACTTCACACAAACTTGATATAGAGAGCCTGATGCCAATCACTAAGCTTTGCAATTCAACAACGGTTAAAAAGCGAATTTTGATCGTTGAGGACAATGAGCTTCATCGCCTAATCACTCATGATTGCTTAGAAGCCGAGGGTTACACCGTTCTCAGCCTGCCTGATGGACTCAACTTCTTTCCATCTGTAGCCAAGTTTCAGCCTGACTTGCTCTTACTCGACCTCAAGTTGCCCTGTATTGATGGTTTTACACTGTTACAGCAGTTGAAAGCATCTCCTTGGGCTGCTATTCCAGTCATCATCGCTTCTGCCTATGCCTTCCAGAGCGAGAAGCGAAAGGCGATCGATTTAGGAGCTAGTTCTTATCTCACAAAACCGATCGCTCTTGAGAATTTGGTAAAAACAATTGAAGCTCAGCTAGAAGCTATCTGCTCAATTCTATGACCCATTATGGTTCCTCTTGCTCCTCAATGAATGATTCAACAATTTCATTGATTTTGCTGTAATTTACAGGAATTTTATCTGCTAAGTCGCTAAATTTAGTTGCCAGTTCACTAAAACTTCTAGATAGACTCACTAAAGTTTGCAGATCATTGCCCAAGCCATTTTGAGCTGCTAAATAAGCCTCTCTAAATTCTTCCGGTGTCATAGGGATTAGGTCTCTTCAAGCCAGAAATGGAATATTTGCGCTTAACTATCCAATTCTGTACTCGCAGACCCCTAAACTCCCCTAGCCAAATGACTCAACCTCTATCAGCGATTCCGCCTAACCATTCAATCCTACTAATTACCTTTACAGAAACAAGTCAAAAAAAGCCTTTTGCGATCGCTTCATTTCACAAAAGCTAATTTTACCCAAACAACCAAATAAAAAGAGGTGGAAATTAGATTCCACCTCCTACGCCCTACAAAATTAATCTAGTGAATCTAGCCAGCAGCTACAGTTAGCTTGGGTTCCGCGCTAGTCTGACCATCGGGTTGGATGGATTGTCCTTCAATAAAGGAACGTAGCATCCAGGCCATTTCTTCGTGTTGTTCCATCAAGCCTGTGAGGAAGTCAGCCGTTCCTTGATCATGGAAGTTGTCGCCGCACTGATCCACATGGTCACGCAGATTACGAATCACCTGCTCGTGGTCACCGACTAAGTTAAAGACCATTTGTTCCGCTGTGGGAATATCACCACCATGCTCTTGAATAGATGCATTTTCCAAAAAGCCTTGAGCAGTTCCGACAGGGTAGCCACCTAGCATGCGGACTCGCTCAGCGATCATATCAATACTTTCAGTTAGAGCTTGGTAATGCTCTTCCCACATCTGGTGTAGAGAGCGGAATTGAGGACCAACGACATCCCAGTGGTACTTCTTAGTTTTGATCAAAAGTAAATAAGCATCAGACAAATCGCGATTAAGCAAGCCAACCACGCCCTGACGCTGTTCTTCAGTCAAACCAATATTTAACTTACGCATTTTTATTGTTCTCCACGCTTTAGCTCTCCTTACTACTGCAACAAATCCACACAATTGCAGCATCAGTCGAATGAGAGATTATGCAAGAGATACAGGTTCTGAATCTTGGCGGATGCTAAAACGTTAGGTTTTAAGCTGGCTCAGGGCTTTCTGAGCACTACGGGACTTACTTTAGCTCGATAGAGTAGCTTTTCTCCTTGGCAGTAGCCTGTATAGCGCACTCGCACAAGCTCACCAGGCTGAGCAGTTCCTTCCATCAGTTGATGCTGGGTTGGGTCGTAAGGTAGTTCTTTTCCAACTTCCGCGATCGCTTCTACACCCCATTCCTGCAACAGGTTTTTAATAGGTTGAAGTAAAGGCAGAAGTTTCAGAGCTGGAGCTTGCGGGTTCTGTTGGGCCGCATAAGCCGCTGTGGGCCATTGCAACAGCCAAGATTCGATCGCTTGCAACGTAGCTTGTTGAAACTCTTGCCAAAGCACCTCTCGTTGTTGAGCTAGCTGAGCTTGCGATCGCTCGTATTCCAACTTTACAGCTGCTAAGTCAGTGGCTAAAGCCGCTTGACCCCCGCTAGCTTGATCCCTACTAGGCAGAGTAGAGGGTAGCTCTAGCT
Encoded proteins:
- a CDS encoding response regulator — translated: MPITKLCNSTTVKKRILIVEDNELHRLITHDCLEAEGYTVLSLPDGLNFFPSVAKFQPDLLLLDLKLPCIDGFTLLQQLKASPWAAIPVIIASAYAFQSEKRKAIDLGASSYLTKPIALENLVKTIEAQLEAICSIL
- a CDS encoding DNA starvation/stationary phase protection protein — protein: MRKLNIGLTEEQRQGVVGLLNRDLSDAYLLLIKTKKYHWDVVGPQFRSLHQMWEEHYQALTESIDMIAERVRMLGGYPVGTAQGFLENASIQEHGGDIPTAEQMVFNLVGDHEQVIRNLRDHVDQCGDNFHDQGTADFLTGLMEQHEEMAWMLRSFIEGQSIQPDGQTSAEPKLTVAAG
- a CDS encoding helix-turn-helix domain-containing protein, which codes for MIQSNAPDYTHQLRQLMQQVGVSSFKALSQKASVSEWQVRQLRQGQAAQMRAEALIKLSHALQISLPELISTFSQSLKLELPSTLPSRDQASGGQAALATDLAAVKLEYERSQAQLAQQREVLWQEFQQATLQAIESWLLQWPTAAYAAQQNPQAPALKLLPLLQPIKNLLQEWGVEAIAEVGKELPYDPTQHQLMEGTAQPGELVRVRYTGYCQGEKLLYRAKVSPVVLRKP